In a genomic window of Diabrotica undecimpunctata isolate CICGRU chromosome 2, icDiaUnde3, whole genome shotgun sequence:
- the LOC140435252 gene encoding uncharacterized protein, producing MTYVTGGQLQQNPPIFTRISKFFDGVIHFVINFFITLIPIEYNAQSSSSGSSSSRGSGSTLGRGGGGGGGGWGGRPNGPGGGGGNGGARFRTMRDINPPTVGGCAGGSCGM from the exons ATGACGTATGTAACTG GTGGGCAGTTACAACAAAATCCACCTATATTTACAAGGATTTCCAAGTTTTTTGATGGAGTAATACATTTTGTCATTAACTT CTTTATAACATTGATTCCAATTGAATATAATGCCCAGAGTAGCTCAAGTGGTTCCAGTTCATCTAGGGGCAGTGGTAGTACTCTTGGACGTGGAGGAGGAGGAGGTGGTGGTGGATGGGGTGGAAGACCTAATGG accTGGAGGCGGTGGTGGAAATGGTGGTGCTAGGTTTAGAACAATGAGGGACATCAATCCTCCGACTGTAGGTGGTTGTGCGGGTGGATCATGTGGGATGTAA